In Leptolyngbya sp. NIES-2104, the genomic window AAGCAATGGGAGATGATTTTCTGGTGTTTCGGCTCTATGAACAACCTTGCTTAATTCGTCAAATTGGGCAACTAGAGGGTAGCCATTCCACCGAGCAATACGATAAATTTATTCGGAAAATGTTGGCAGGCGAACTGCTCAATTTTTTTCAAGAATACGCTGTATTAGCTCGACTGGTCGCGACACTCACCGATTTTTGGGTCAATCACTTCAGCGAATTCCTGCAACGATTAGCTTCAGACTGGTCAAATATTCAGGTTACTTTTCAAGGCGGCGCAGAACTCGGACAAGTCGTAAGCATTCAGCCTGGTCTTTCTGATGCTCATCACAATGGGCGATCGGTAATCAAACTGACCTTTGCTTCTGGATTAAAGCTAATTTATAAGCCCAAAGACTTAGGTTTAGAGGAAGCTTATTTTCAGCTAGTGTCTTGGTTGAATGAAAATGGAATTCCTCAGCCATTGAAAGTCCTTCAGTTAATCAATTGTTCGGGTTATGGTTGGGTTGAATACGTCGAACATTGTCCTTGTCCTGATCAAGCAGCCGTGGCGCGGTATTACCAACGAGCAGGAATGCTGTTGTGCTTGCTGTATTCACTCTCAGGTACAGACTTTCATCAAGAGAATATTATTGCTTGTGGAGAGCATCCCGTCCCGATCGATTTAGAAATGCTGATGTCTGCGGTCGCTCGGCAGGAAGAAAGCTCAGAGATTACCGCGAACGCTGTATCTATGGCTTTTGATCAGTTTACTTACTCGGTACTAAGCACTAGCCTTCTGCCAAGTTGGGAATTGGGACGAGACGGAGTTGCTTATGATATGAGTGGTTTAGGTGGATTTGGGGATCAACCGACCAATTTTCACAGGCTGGTATGGCGAAATATCAACACAGATGGTATGGTATTGCATCGAGAAGATGTTAAAACGCGATCGTGCTCCAATGTCGTGATTCTAAACGGCGTACGAGTATCACTGAGCGATTATGCAGAAGAACTGGTGGAAGGATTTCGCCAGATGTATCAGTTCCTGATCGCCCACCAAGACACTCTTTTAGCTGCGAATAGTTCATTGATCGTGTTAGCACATCAACGAGTCCGTTCTATTTTTCGTGCGACTCAAGTTTATACTTCGCTGCTTGCAGAAACACTACAGCCCAAATTTCTTAGAGATGGTGCTGAACGGAGTATCGCATTAGATGTTCTTAGTAAATCACTCCTCAAATATGAGAAAAAACCAAATAGCTGGAAGATTGTCGCAGCAGAGCAACAAGCGCTAACTCATCTCGATATTCCATTTTTTAGCACTCATCCCGATCGCTATGATTTAACGATTAGCGCTGATCAGTCAGTCAAGCATTATTTTGTGGAGTCAAGCTATGACCACATTGTGACTCGATTCCGTCAACTGAATGAAACTGATTTAGCACAGCAGATTGGTTTTATTCGCAGTTCGTTGTACACAAATTTTGCAGGCAATTTTGCATCTCCGCTCTCTGAGAAGCCTATACTGAACCTTGATGCCATTGAACCGATCGCTAAAAAAACATTGATCCAGCAAGCAGAAGCGATCGCTCTAGAGTTACAAACTCGTGCAATCTGTGCGCCTGACGGTAGCGTGACGTGGATCGGAATGAGCTATCTACCCGAAGCTGAACGGCTACAACAAATGCCAATGGGCTATGACCTTTATGATGGAACGTTTGGAGTTGCTCTGTTTCTATCTGCATTAGAAAAAGTGACCGGAAATGGAAAATTTCATCGTTTAGCTTTAGGTGCACTGCAACCTTTATTCAACCTTCTGCAAATCTCGAATCCGTTGCACAAGCAGGCTATTCTGAGAAAAATTGGTGTAGGTGGAGGAAAGGGTTTCGGCTCAATTCTCTATACGTTGGTGCGGAGCAGTCAGTTTTTAGCAGAACCGATGCTTTTGAATGAAGCTCAATCTATTGCCTCTGTCATCATACCAGAACTGATCGCGAACGATCGCAAGTTTGACGTGATCTCTGGGACAGCGGGGACTATTTTAGGATTGTTAGCGCTGCATCAAGCAACATTCAATCCAGCAGTTCTAGAACAGGCAGTCCTCTGTGGCTATCATTTATTGAATCACCGTACCGTGAGTGATAGAGGTCTGAAAGCATGGAAAACCTTGAATGGGGAAGTTTTGACGGGCTTTTCTCACGGTGCGGCGGGCATTGCCTACAGTTTGCTGCGATTGTATGAAGTGACTCAAAATGCCGAGTTTTTAGCCGCTGCTACTGAAGCGATCGCTGATGAACAAAGCGCCTTTAGGGAAACCTCAGAATTTGCGACGAGTTGGTGTAATGGTGCTCCTGGTATTGGTTTAGCTCGTTTAGGGAGCTTGGCAATTTTAGAGACGGATGAGATTCGGCAAGAAATCGCGATCGCGCTGCAAACAACACAGAAGCTCGGAATCCAAGACATTGATCATCTCTGTTGCGGCAACTTTGGGCGGATTGAAACGCTGCTAGTTGGAGCGATTCAACTCAAGCAACCAGAACTTGCAGAAATTGCTCAAAAGCAAGCAGCGTGGATTGTAACTAGAGCGATCAATACAGGTTCTTTTCAGCTATTTCCCAAGCTTTTCAGAGGAATTTATAATCCTGGTTTCTTTCAAGGATCTGCTGGAATTGGGTATGAATTGCTGAGATTAGCACATCCAGAACAGCTTCCTTCGGTATTGCTGTGGCAGTAATCTTACTCTGCTTGTCAAAACACCTTTACACACGGCTAGTGCGATGAACGTATCATTACCAACCGTCAACAAATTACCGACAACCGATTTACCGTTTTACCGCAAACTTGGACGAACCGATCTCACCGTTAGCTGTCTCGGTTTGGGTGGTGGGTGTGGCATTTCGAGCGACGATACCCTTTATGCTTTCGAGCAGGGAATCAACTATTTCTTCT contains:
- a CDS encoding type 2 lanthipeptide synthetase LanM family protein; translated protein: MQITQEDLIKIVEQASTIPERLGTEFLPNSMQIDNSTIDSRIDHWCQTVAQGNPAQFEKRLTWDDLDLSKIRQALGSVHLANPQNLPAWAETLRAVLESIDLDSVLALDKNLLEEKYPLDAKQPLPFEELSLPFIDFARQTLMARSGFNYFLLSAESHATLERSLLQSLTLLCSQAMGDDFLVFRLYEQPCLIRQIGQLEGSHSTEQYDKFIRKMLAGELLNFFQEYAVLARLVATLTDFWVNHFSEFLQRLASDWSNIQVTFQGGAELGQVVSIQPGLSDAHHNGRSVIKLTFASGLKLIYKPKDLGLEEAYFQLVSWLNENGIPQPLKVLQLINCSGYGWVEYVEHCPCPDQAAVARYYQRAGMLLCLLYSLSGTDFHQENIIACGEHPVPIDLEMLMSAVARQEESSEITANAVSMAFDQFTYSVLSTSLLPSWELGRDGVAYDMSGLGGFGDQPTNFHRLVWRNINTDGMVLHREDVKTRSCSNVVILNGVRVSLSDYAEELVEGFRQMYQFLIAHQDTLLAANSSLIVLAHQRVRSIFRATQVYTSLLAETLQPKFLRDGAERSIALDVLSKSLLKYEKKPNSWKIVAAEQQALTHLDIPFFSTHPDRYDLTISADQSVKHYFVESSYDHIVTRFRQLNETDLAQQIGFIRSSLYTNFAGNFASPLSEKPILNLDAIEPIAKKTLIQQAEAIALELQTRAICAPDGSVTWIGMSYLPEAERLQQMPMGYDLYDGTFGVALFLSALEKVTGNGKFHRLALGALQPLFNLLQISNPLHKQAILRKIGVGGGKGFGSILYTLVRSSQFLAEPMLLNEAQSIASVIIPELIANDRKFDVISGTAGTILGLLALHQATFNPAVLEQAVLCGYHLLNHRTVSDRGLKAWKTLNGEVLTGFSHGAAGIAYSLLRLYEVTQNAEFLAAATEAIADEQSAFRETSEFATSWCNGAPGIGLARLGSLAILETDEIRQEIAIALQTTQKLGIQDIDHLCCGNFGRIETLLVGAIQLKQPELAEIAQKQAAWIVTRAINTGSFQLFPKLFRGIYNPGFFQGSAGIGYELLRLAHPEQLPSVLLWQ